A segment of the Actinomyces sp. oral taxon 171 str. F0337 genome:
GCTGGCCACCCGCCCTGAGCGCGCCGTCGAGAAGGCCGTCAAGGGCATGGTTCCCCACACCAAGCTCGGTCGCGCCCAGCTCAAGAAGCTCAAGGTCTACGCGGGTGCCGAGCACCCGCACGCCTCCCAGAGCCCGAAGACGTTCGAGATCACCCAGGTCGCCCAGTAAGCGCTCCAGCGCTCGGCACCCCGCGACAAGCAAAGGACATATCGTGGCTGAGACCACTGTCGACATCGACGCGCTGGACGAGGAGAACGCCCCCTCCAGCTACACCACCGAGACCGAGGAGTCCGCTCCGGGTCGCGGCCAGTCCATCACCGCCCCCGGCTCCGGCCTGGGTCGCCGCAAGGAGGCCGTCGCCCGCGTGCGCCTCGTTCCCGGCACCGGTCAGTGGACGCTGAACGGCCGCTCCCTGGAGGACTACTTCCCCAACAAGCTGCACCAGCAGCTCGTGCGCGCCCCCTTCACCATCCTGGACCTCGAGGGCCGCTTCGACGTCGTCGCCCGCATCAACGGCGGTGGCGTCTCCGGCCAGGCCGGTGCCCTGCGCCTGGGCATCGCCCGCGCGCTCAACGAGATCGACCGTGAGGCCAACCGCGCCACCCTGAAGAAGGCCGGTTTCCTCACTCGCGACTCCCGCATCGTGGAGCGCAAGAAGGCCGGTCTGCACAAGGCCCGCCGCGCCCCCCAGTACTCCAAGCGCTGATTGGACGGGGTCCGGCCGAACGGGCCGGGACCTCCTTCCGCTTGCCTGCGATGGCGGCCGTCCCCTCCCGGGGCGGCCGCCATCGTCATGTGTCAGGGGCGGTGGTGACTCACTCAGGCGGCACCGTCGGGGCCGGTGCGCAGCCAACATGCAGCCGATATACCGCGGTGATGGGCGCGATCTCGGGTGGAATCCGCAGTGCCGGGGCCGCCGCAGGACATCAGACCTTTTGTGTTGGTCGAAGGTTGGGCCCCGATGCCCGGCGCCCCGTGGCAGGATGGTGCTGTTTCATCACCCTTTCAGGAGGATTTCCATGGCTCGTCTCTTCGGAACCGATGGCGTACGCGGCCTGGCCAACGACCTGCTCACGCCCACCCTGGCCGTGCAGCTCGGTGAGGCCGCGGCCCGCGTCCTGACCAAGGACACCCCTGCCGCCCGGAGACCACGCAGCGGCCGTCCCCGCGCCATCGTGGGGCGCGACACCCGCGCCTCCGGAGAGTTCCTCGACCACGCCATCAGTGCGGGCCTGGCCTCCTCCGGCGTCGACGTCACCCGTGTGGGCGTCCTGCCCACCCCGGCGATCGCCCACCTGACGGCCACCCAGGACATCGAGCTGGGCGTCATGATCTCCGCCTCCCACAACCCCTTCCCGGACAACGGCATCAAGTTCATCGCCCGCGGCGGCTACAAGCTCGCCGACGCCGTCGAGGACGAGATCGACTCCCTCCTGGGCAAGGTCAACGACCGCCCCACCGGCGCCGATGTCGGCCGCGTCATCAAGGGTGAGACCGTCGCCGACCAGAACTACATCAACCACCTCGTTGACTCCGTCGCCACCGACCTGTCCGGGCTGCGCATCGTCGTCGACGCCTCCAACGGTGCCGCCTCCGTCGTCGGCCCCGCCGCGCTGCGGGCCGCCGGCGCCGAGGTCATCGTCATCAACGCCTCCCCGGACGGCCTCAACATCAACGACAACTGCGGCTCCACCCACCCCGAGCAGCTGCAGAACTACGTCAAGGCGGTCGGAGCGGACATGGGTGTGGCCTACGACGGCGACGCCGACCGCTGCCTGGCCGTGGACGCCGACGGCAAGCTGGTCGACGGCGACCAGATCATGGGCATGCTCGCCATCGGCATGAAGGCCGACGGCACTCTCGGCTCCGACACACTCGTCGTGACCGTCATGAGCAACCTCGGCCTCATCCTGGCCATGCGCGAGCACGGCATCCGCACCGTCCAGACCGGCGTGGGCGACCGCTACGTGCTCGAGCGGATGCTCCAGGGCGGCTACACCCTGGGCGGCGAGCAGTCCGGGCACGTCATCGACACCGTCCACGCCACCACCGGTGACGGCGTGCTCACCTCCCTGCACGTGGCCGCGCGCGTCAAGCGCACCGGCAAGACGCTGGCCGAGCTCGCCAGCGTCGTCACCCGCCTGCCCCAGACCCTCATCAACGTCAAGAACGTCGACAAGGGCGCCGCCAGCACCAACAAGGCCGTGCAGGACGCCGTGGCCTCCGCGGAGAAGGACCTGGGCGAGACCGGCCGGGTCCTGCTGCGCCCCTCGGGCACCGAGCCGCTCGTGCGCGTCATGGTCGAGGCCGCCACCCAGGAGGAGGCCGACCGTGTCGCCCGCTCCCTGGCCGACACCGTCAAGAGCAACCTCAGCCTGTGAGCTGACGGCGGTTTCCCTCCCGGCCTTCAGAAGGCATCATGCCCGATCTATGTGCCCCGCCCAGAACCTATGGGCGGGGCACAGGGCATTGAAGGTTCTGGAACTGCTGGTGCACGGCGTGGCCGTGTAGGGTCGACGTCTAGGCCTCAGCCTCAATGTTATTGATGATCTACTTCTGATATAACCGTTGGAATACAGCGTCTGACAAATCGAGCGGAGCGAGCATGGAGCTGCCCGATGGCGGATACCGTC
Coding sequences within it:
- the glmM gene encoding phosphoglucosamine mutase, which gives rise to MARLFGTDGVRGLANDLLTPTLAVQLGEAAARVLTKDTPAARRPRSGRPRAIVGRDTRASGEFLDHAISAGLASSGVDVTRVGVLPTPAIAHLTATQDIELGVMISASHNPFPDNGIKFIARGGYKLADAVEDEIDSLLGKVNDRPTGADVGRVIKGETVADQNYINHLVDSVATDLSGLRIVVDASNGAASVVGPAALRAAGAEVIVINASPDGLNINDNCGSTHPEQLQNYVKAVGADMGVAYDGDADRCLAVDADGKLVDGDQIMGMLAIGMKADGTLGSDTLVVTVMSNLGLILAMREHGIRTVQTGVGDRYVLERMLQGGYTLGGEQSGHVIDTVHATTGDGVLTSLHVAARVKRTGKTLAELASVVTRLPQTLINVKNVDKGAASTNKAVQDAVASAEKDLGETGRVLLRPSGTEPLVRVMVEAATQEEADRVARSLADTVKSNLSL
- the rpsI gene encoding 30S ribosomal protein S9, with the translated sequence MAETTVDIDALDEENAPSSYTTETEESAPGRGQSITAPGSGLGRRKEAVARVRLVPGTGQWTLNGRSLEDYFPNKLHQQLVRAPFTILDLEGRFDVVARINGGGVSGQAGALRLGIARALNEIDREANRATLKKAGFLTRDSRIVERKKAGLHKARRAPQYSKR